The Haematobia irritans isolate KBUSLIRL chromosome 1, ASM5000362v1, whole genome shotgun sequence DNA segment AATTTAAATGTCTCTTACTAGTTGAACCTGCAGCGTTCAACGTGGGGGAGAATGTTCAAGAACGCAGCTTCATTATATCATTACGCTGCTATATTATATAGcataaatataattaacattAAACCCATAGTAAACAGCATTTACGCTGCTATATTATaaagcatatacatatatttaaatattatttgcatTGTAAGCAGCAGAAGTCAATAGCCGaccaatttaaataaagaatctAATTTCACCGTCAACAATTGGACAGGTTGTCGACTTCTGCTGCACTAGTTTCATTATTCATCATTCAAATCAGCATAAATATTACTTAAGTCATTGACATAGCATAGGCTAGATATACGGTACGTGTTAACTTAGTATATCGATTAATCATCAGTTATTTAGTATAAATAACgtgaatgaaataaaacattatgcTAGAACAAATTTGCATTCTACATCAGTAAAATCAACATACGGTTCAAGTACCCTATGTCCCATCTACAACTGTTCTTGTTTTGTACTTGAACAATGTTAGTTGGAAAAGATATAtacttcaaatattttggaaatggGTACACCAGATCAAATtgtccaccaaaaaatcgatgtCAACTATGTGACGCCAAACACCATATGATGATACACGTCGACAATTTTGAAGCTGTACGAAGTTTCGAAACCACAATCCTCTGGTCGACAGATAACGGAGAAACAGATGAATTCACCGCAACTACCCCATGCTCAGGCAATGAGACAACCAACTTTTTCACGATGACTGCAGATGAATCCACCAGCCTACCATTTGAATCCATGCCTTTCTACAAGCAGATGACAACATACAAAGGTTGCTTACCACACAACTGGTGTTCCACAACTGAACAATTCTACAACGATTGTTCCAGTAATTCAGTGTGATGTTTCAGAAGGAGGTATCCAAAAGTCCTTGACCTTTCTCTTTGAACCAAGAGTACCAAAATCTATGTTGATATTTGAAAGCGTCAAAGACTTTGGCCATATACGTTCGACAAAATTAGATGTAAATTATGGCTTATTAAACACTATACTCCCTAACGAGCAACATCAACGCCGATTTGTCATAGtgcataaaatcaaattttaagtaCCTCCTGCTGTGGAACGATCTTTCGAGAGCTATTTTCCACATCGTCAAATGGCTCATCCAAACCCTTCGACTATACTCACATTGCCGGTGTATTTGGTCGTGATTTGGACGAATACATAGTACTACGCGAGTCTTCAAAATGCGAGAAGAACTTTTCTATATCCACCCAGAACACATTGTTCGGTCTGGTCTTGAGTGGATCCACATCAAGAAATAACATCCCATTTTTAAAGTCATTGGCTCCTCTTGAGCGTCGAGAAGATGGCCCATTCGCTAATTAAGTCAAACTCCACATTGAGCCCGCGAGTATGTTGAACCCACTGTTCAACAATGGAAACTTTTCATTTATATTAACCTGCTACATTAATTATTAGaattcttattattatttttataccctccaccataggatggggggtatattaactttgtcattccgtttgtaacacatcgaaatattgctctaagaccccacaaagtatatatattctgggtcgtggtgaaattctgagtcgatctgagcatgtccgtccgtctgttgaaatcacgctaacttccgaacgaaacaagatatcgacttgaaacttggcacaagtagttgttattgatgtaggtcggatggtattgcaaatgggccatatcgctccacttttacgtatagcccccatataaacggacccccaaatttggcttgcgaggcctctaagagaagcaaatttcatccgatccggctgaaatttggtacatggtgttagtatatgttctctaacaaccatgcgaaaattggtccacatcggtccataattatatatagcccccatataaaccgatcccccgatttggcttgcagagcctctaagagaagcaaatttcatccgatccggctgaaatttggtacatgatgttagtatatggtctctaacaaccgtgcaaaaattggcccatatcggtcgataattatatatagcccccatataaaccgatcccccgatttggcttgcggagcctctaagagaagcaaatttcatccgatccggctgaaatttggtacatggtgttagtatatggtctctaacaaccatgcaaaaattggttcacatcggttcataattatatatagcccccatataaaccgatcccccgatttggcttgcggagcctctaagagaagcaaatttcatccgatccggctgaaatttggtacatggtgttagtatatggtctctaacaaccatgcaaaaattggtccatatcggtccataattatatatagcccccatataaaccgatcaccagatttgacctccggagcctcttagaagatcaaaattcatctgattcagttgaaatttggtacgtgatgttaatatatggcctcaaacacccatgcacaaattggtcgatatcggtccataattatatataggccccatataaaccaatccccagatttgacctccggagcaccttggaagagcaaaattcttcccattcggttgaaatttggtacgtgatgttagcatggggtatccaacaaccatgcaggaattggttcctatcagtccataataatatatagctcccatataaaccgatccccagatttgacttccggtgccttttggagaagcaaaattcatccgatttggttgaaattttgtacgtggtggtagtatatgatatttaacaaccatgtgagttgaaatttgtggatgacagtctttcgtagaagtttctacgcaatccatggtggagggtacataagattcggcctggccgagcttacggccgtatatacttgtttttaattacctTGGTATTCAACTTGAATTCAAACTTTAACATATTTCTatgcaatatatatatactctctttggtccacatcggtccataattatatatagcccccatataaaccgatcccccgatttggcttgcagagcctctaagagaagcaaatttcatccgatccggctgaaatttggtacatgatgttagtatatggtctctaacaaccgtgcaaaaattggcccatatcggtcgataattatatatagcccccatataaaccgatcccccgatttggcttgcggagcctctaagagaagcaaatttcatccgatccggctgaaatttggtacatggtgttagtatatggtctctaacaaccatgcaaaaattggttcacatcggttcataattatatatagcccccatataaaccgatcccccgatttggcttgcggagcctctaagagaagcaaatttcatccgatccggctgaaatttggtacatggtgttagtatatggtctctaacaaccatgcaaaaattggtccatatcggtccataattatatatagcccccatataaaccgatcaccagatttgacctccggagcctcttagaagatcaaaattcatctgattcagttgaaatttggtacgtgatgttaatatatggcctcaaacacccatgcacaaattggtcgatatcggtccataattatatataggccccatataaaccaatccccagatttgacctccggagcaccttggaagagcaaaattcttcccattcggttgaaatttggtacgtgatgttagcatggggtatccaacaaccatgcaggaattggttcctatcagtccataataatatatagctcccatataaaccgatccccagatttgacttccggtgccttttggagaagcaaaattcatccgatttggttgaaattttgtacgtggtggtagtatatgatatttaacaaccatgtgagttgaaatttgtggatgacagtctttcgtagaagtttctacgcaatccatggtggagggtacataagattcggcctggccgaacttacggccgtatatacttgtttttaattacctTGGTATTCAACTTGAATTCAAACTTTAACATATTTCTatgcaatatatatatactctcTTTTTTACTAACAAAAcaggttaaaattacccattaaaattaaaattacccattttgAAAaatgcgagttataaaaaaataaattaaaagaaagaaattaaaataaaggacATCTTTGGAAGGATATTTTTGGAAGAGCCTTTAAAAGTTGGGTCTTTAAGACAACTGCCAAtctattttttgaaattgtttgaaATCGCTTGTGTTTGAGCTTGCGAATTATATCAAGTCCGTTCCAATTTTCACATATTGTCGCGTAATTTAAACGATATAATACAATATAcattcatttgaaaaaatttttttagcacaCATTTAATTTTCCGTATTTGGAGTCATCTGTGAGATTGGCAATATAATATCATTGCTCATCTACAGGCATTCTATACTTGACTTATTCCCTTCATTTCATGTCGGACTGTCCCTTTTAATTTGCTTATTTTCTTGCGGATTCTTGGCTAAtggtatatacaaaatttgtataatacTTACTTAAAACGTTGTATAAGTTTTTCAATTACTAGAGAATAACAGGCACACGATAGAGAATACATCGCCATACCCCAGCAACCGAAGCGAACTCCCTCCTCATACAAAATTTGCGATTCTGTACCTTCAAGCGCTTTAGGATCTCCTTGAAAAACAGCTTCGCCCACAAAATCAGTAAAATACAATGAGTAGCAGACATGTGCCATCCAGCAAAAGAGATTTGTCAAACAAACCATACGCATTGAATGTGGCATGTAAATAATTGACATTATATAGTGAGACAGTGTTTCCACAGCTTGTCCGCTTTCTTCAGTTCGGTTGTCAGTGGGGTAAGCAGACGGTTGGGATTGCATACCATCAACATTCGTAAATGAAGTTTCCCCGAAAGCATTATTGGTTCCACCATCAGTGAAGTAATCCGATTGCTCTGGGGCCACGGACTCTGGATTATCaaactgaaaaaataaacaGATTTAATACATACATACTATGAAAATGGAAGAATAGACTAATATCCAAAATCTAAACGAATTGATGTGAACTTAAAGCATGCTAAAatataaattggaattaaatacAATTGAACAAACGTGGGAGTTGTTTCTAAAAGTGGACtgtagttaattttttgttaactcCCAGAATTGTTAACGCAGGCAAATACCAGTaaccaaaaaataaagaaacagaaacaaaaaacagTTTTCAAGATTCAGTGTACAGATTTATTGCTGTGGCTCTCGATGATGCTTCTTACCGTCTTCGATGAAGATGTACAAGTGAAGTCGAGAATTTTAacaatagtctaattgagcaaTGTTAGTTAAACAATTCAGTAATGAAAAGGACaactattttaattcatttgagCAAAACTATTGTTGTAGAACGGATAAAAAATAGGGTTGCCGTTTGGGCTGAATTTAAAGTTAATTCATTACAATTCGATAATTCGTTTATATAGTAGATAATGCAgttcaataataaatttaaataattcatagttttaataagaataataaaattgttgaactAGATTCAACATACCGGCCCCCTTGCAGGAGTGCAACTTTAATATTGATGAGCCCCAGAAATTGTCCATCCAAAGATGGTGCTTTGTGCAATCGGCATATTGAACGAGGTCTGAATAAGTCCAGCTCGCAAAACTTTAGAGAGCTGATCGATGCCGACTAGTATTTCAATATCCTTGGGCTGACAGTAGTGAGGGTCTGCCAGATCGGTGAGGTGATTGTATATGTTGCGTAGCTTTGGTTCGTTCGTACACTTCGGTAGAGAGGCGGCAAAACTCGATTGAATACGACAAGTCATCTGTATTTTTATCAACGGATCATGATAGGATTCTAGATTCACAGTACAGTACTCTTGGTGGTTACGCTTTGTAGTGTGAAGGCGTAGTCGATCCATCAATGACGGAAGAGCCAAAGTTTCAGCCAGACTTGAGCTTAAAAGTAAACGGACCTTTGCCGGACCCTTCGAGGTAACAGCGCGCGCCAACGCCGTTGGCATGAAAACATGCGTCCTCCGTCGCTGACTTAGCCGTTCGTTGAAATGAGAACGTTGGCGGCGGTTGACAATTGCTTCGTTATGTCGTGATTGGCGGTCGTTGCGTCGAGTGGAGTTTCTGGAAGGTTTAGGTTTGGTATATTGGTGGCGTTTATGTGAAgaagttaaagtggcagcccgattaagattcaggctcacttagactattcagtccattgtgatatgtaAAGAAGCTGGAGTCGGTTGTTTGTCCACGTGTACCAAAGTGTGATGGCCTTTCTGGCATACAAGACACCTTCCTCTTGACCTACACCATTCACGAGTATGACCGGTGCACAggcaattataacaaaattctctagtaCGAATCAATTCACGTCTCTCGGGTACTGGCATTCCTAGTAATCTGGAACAAAACTTCAAGAAGTGCCTCTCTTGGCAAATGCGACATTTTGGTGAGGTAGATGTATGACTAAAATATGTAAGACTTATTTAATGTGTGAACGGATAGAACTAAAAACTAAGCAGGCAGTATACACAGTTTAACTAATGGACGGACTACAGTACCATTTTTCGTTCGAATTTCCACAACACGAATTCTAGAATCAGTACCAGAAAACACTTTTATCACTCTACCTCTACCTTCTCTCTACCTTCAGTTGGTGGAAGATTACCttctttcacaataacaaaaatcaTTTTCTCTCAGATTTTTCTGCGCAGTCTTCCATTTGTATCGTCTTTGCAATTCAAGGAGATATTCTGATTTCCAACGCTTCGCAAATTGCATTTGCAAAGTTTTCAGGCGTTGCCAGCGATTTAAAAGGCTCAAATTGTCGGAATATTCCTCAGGTACTGCGACTAGAGCAGATCCTCGCAATAAATGACCAGGTGTGAGTGGGTTCAGTTCAAATGGATCCTCATTGATAGGTGAAATAGGAGAATTCAATATGCTCTCGATGCGAACAAGTAATGTGGAGAATTCTTCGAAAGTAAATTTCAAATTAGAAGCTACTTTCCGCAAATGACTCTTCATGCTCTTCACTGCCGACTCCCACAATCCTCCCACGTGTGGTGCGTGCGGTGGAATGAAGTGCCAAGAAAACCAATGCAGATTATACTTTTCAGTGGTCGACTTCTgtgcatttttcaaaaatatcttaTATGCAGTGGCCAGTGCTCTACTTGCACCAACGAAATTGGTACCATTATCAGAAAACATTTTGCTTGTGAATCCTCTACGCCCTGTAAATCGATTAAAAGTGGAAAGGAAAGCCTCCGTTGTAAGTTCTGAACAGGCTTCCAGGTGAACAGCGCGAGTGGACATACATACGAAGATGGCCGCATATCCCTTTTGAAATTTAGCGTTTCTTAGTCCCgaagtttttatttcaaaagggaCTGCGAAATCAACTCCAGTATGTGTAAAGAGCAAAGAAAAGGTGCATCTTTCAGATAGTAATGAAGACATTATTTGTGTGcgaattttacttttaaatatAGTGCATGTGCGACAGTTTCTTATACAGTGTCGTATTATACTTTTCAAACGTATGATGTAAAATACTTGGCGAATGGCTCGTAACATCACTTGATGTTCAGAATGCAGTAACAGTTTATGAGTATATTCGACAAAGAGTTTGCAGAAGCGTGATTTTTCAGGTAAGATTATCGGAAATCGTTCGTTATAACTTAAATCAGCATTAGATAATCGACCATTCACTCGTAACAATCCGTTGTCATCAAGTTTCGGATTTAGTGCAAGTAATCTACTTTTAGAATTAAGGGGCATATGATATTCAATGGCATTATATTCAGTTGCATAATATTCTCGTTGAGCTTGTCGTATCAGGGTAAATTTCACAAATTCTATTTCATCTTTTGTAATAAATTCAGTATGCGTTTCTGGAACCCTTATCTTTCGACATTTTCTTATAAATCTATACATGTAGCATAACACGCGTAGCGCTCGATCAAAAAACCGATCTAGAATATCTTCAATCTGAGTGTCAGTATGAAAATTGACGGTTTTCCGTTCAAAACTAGGTTCTTTAAATGTAACAGGTTTAGGCCATAATTCAGAGGAACTGGTGAGCCATTTTGGACCGTGCCACCATAATGAGTTATCATTCAATTCTGATGCTGTGCAACCACGAATGCCAATGTCCGGGGGATTTTCGTTAGCATTTCCAACATTTTCATGCATTTGAGAAACTTTATTGGCAACAAATGTCTTCTAGTGAAACGGTGGTTTGTCCAGCCATGCCAAAGTAATAGTAGAATAAGTCCACAGAAAAATATCAGAAACAGTGAGGCTCTAATTTTTACAGACAGTTTTCAAAAGTTTAGATAACAGTGCGGCTCCACATAGCTCCAATCTAGGCAAGCTTACAGTTTTCAATGGTGCCACTTTGCTTTTGGATACAAGTAAATTTGATGTAACAGTATTATCAGATGATTTCGTACATATATAAAGACATGCGAATAGTTCAACCAGCGcggaattttaatattttcaatgttCGGGagatttgatataaaaaaattatatttttcgaaCGAATGCGGTTTAACCTCTTCGTCCCAATCAGTCCCATCAATCCAGAGTTGTTGCATAAGTACTTTAGCTACGACAATGATCGGTGCCAACCAGCCAGCTGGGTCAAATATCTTTGCAataatcgacaaaattttccttaaaggagGGGATGGTACAGAAATATTGGACACCTGATAGTGGAATGAGTCAGTCCATGAGCATTCCATCTAATGCCTAATGTTTTCGTTTCGCTAGCGTCttcaagttttaaaaaatcttcTCTTAGGAGATCTTCGGGGGGCATTTGTTCAAGAATTTCTGGGTGGTTCgctgtaatttttttcaatggaaaccCGCCTGAATCAAGTAAATCAATCAGTTGACGCagataatattttgtttcagtAATAGTGTGACTTCCAGACAATATATCGTCAACATAAATCTGATTTTGTAA contains these protein-coding regions:
- the LOC142230190 gene encoding proton-associated sugar transporter A-like, which codes for MDRLRLHTTKRNHQEYCTVNLESYHDPLIKIQMTCRIQSSFAASLPKCTNEPKLRNIYNHLTDLADPHYCQPKDIEILVGIDQLSKFDNPESVAPEQSDYFTDGGTNNAFGETSFTNVDGMQSQPSAYPTDNRTEESGQAVETLSHYIMSIIYMPHSMRMVCLTNLFCWMAHVCYSLYFTDFVGEAVFQGDPKALEGTESQILYEEGVRFGCWGMAMYSLSCACYSLVIEKLIQRFKAKNVYVGGLLFYCCGMMLMAMTRAKASVIIFSWAAGVMYSTLFTMPYLLIAHYHSLGIFELDADGAAKLGSGVRGLGTDVAIVSSMVFLAQFILSICMGTIVSMSGTTTAVVSTASFLSFCGALSATQIMYLDL
- the LOC142230200 gene encoding uncharacterized protein LOC142230200, whose translation is MHENVGNANENPPDIGIRGCTASELNDNSLWWHGPKWLTSSSELWPKPVTFKEPSFERKTVNFHTDTQIEDILDRFFDRALRVLCYMYRFIRKCRKIRVPETHTEFITKDEIEFVKFTLIRQAQREYYATEYNAIEYHMPLNSKSRLLALNPKLDDNGLLRVNGRLSNADLSYNERFPIILPEKSRFCKLFVEYTHKLLLHSEHQVMLRAIRQVFYIIRLKSIIRHCIRNCRTCTIFKSKIRTQIMSSLLSERCTFSLLFTHTGVDFAVPFEIKTSGLRNAKFQKGYAAIFVCMSTRAVHLEACSELTTEAFLSTFNRFTGRRGFTSKMFSDNGTNFVGASRALATAYKIFLKNAQKSTTEKYNLHWFSWHFIPPHAPHVGGLWESAVKSMKSHLRKVASNLKFTFEEFSTLLVRIESILNSPISPINEDPFELNPLTPGHLLRGSALVAVPEEYSDNLSLLNRWQRLKTLQMQFAKRWKSEYLLELQRRYKWKTAQKNLRENDFCYCERR